The Pseudomonadota bacterium DNA window CCCGGCCGCGAATGCCCAGGGTGGCAAACCACCCGAATGTTCGCGCCCGGGAGGTCGCTCCCACAACACCACGCGGGCAATTGAGCCTTCTGTTCGCGGCCGGTAGGGTGCTCCTACGATCCCTGTTTTACCTGTTCATCGCCGAAGGCCATCTCGACCGTGATTTCGTGATTATAACACCGGTTCCGCAGGTCGATGATCACTGCCAGCGGGTCGTGGCCGGGGAGCCGGAAGCGTCCGTCAGCATGCCGGCTGAGCCCCCAGTCTTTCCGCCAGCCGTCAAGTATCCGGCCGCCCTCTTCTCCGGGGGGCCCGAGAGCGACTTTGAGCAGCATCATCCCTGCCCGGAAAGAAAGTTTTCGACCAGCTGTTTGTGTTGATCGACCGCCCGGCCGTACTGGCTGTTCAGTTCGTTCAGCACCCGCTGCCACTCTTCGTTGAATTTCGGATGCTGGTTGGGTTTCAGTTTCATGCTCCTCCCGGTCTGCTTGGCCAGTGCCCCTTCCATCTGGGCCATCTGCTGCGCAAAAGCAGCTTCCAGCTGCTCCTTGGCCTGGACCCGGTGCTGCATGTACTGATCGAGAATTTTTTTCAGGTCACCGAATACCGCCAGCAGGTCGCGGTTCCCCTGGCTCAGCTGGACCAGACCGTTCATCGCCAGCTCCGCATTCTTCAACTGCTCTTCATCTCTGGGCAGGATGATGTTGCGGAGTAACGATTTCGCAGCCCCTTTCAGAAAATCAACCCTCTCCTTTTCAGGGCGTGCGGCGACAAGCCCGCCAAGACTGCTCTCCTCTCCACGCATAAAAGCCGCTCCGGCCCGCATGCCCTCTTTCAGGATATCATCACCGGAGACCCCTTCTCCTTCATGCTCTCCTGCCATCCGGGCGGCACGCTCCAGAACCATATCCATGGTACTTTTTATTTCCGCCATTTTCCTTGCTCCATGTTCTTGATTTTATCGGGTTCATCATTGTAATACCGAAAGGGATTTATAAGCAATATCCGGGAAAGTTACAAGCGACACCAGCGTCAAGCTTGTCTTCCTGATCGTCATGGACTAAATTGTTCTGCTCACAAAGCATTGATTTCGATTCGAACCGGCGCCTGAGATTGGCTATCCGGGGAGATCCCGGAGATTCGCGGCCGGGAGGCCGCTCCCACGGGAGGACCGGCCGAAATTGGCGGGAGCACCCTCCCGGCCGTGAAAAAAACTTATACCTGGGAAACCACAAGGACAACCGATGCGCGCTGCCATGTACTACAACAACCGGGACATCCGCCTGGAAGAGGTCCCCACCCCTGCGGCCGGACCAGGAGAACTGCTGGTGAAAATCGAATCCAGCGGCATCTGCGGCAGTGACGTGATGGAGTGGTACCGGATTCACAAGGCACCGCTGATCCTCGGCCACGAGATCGCGGGAGAAGTCGTGGCCGCCGGGGAAGGGGTGACCTCTTTCCAGCCCGGTGACCGGGTTGCCGCCACCCATCATGTACCGTGCAACACCTGTCATTTCTGTCTGACCGGTCACGAAACCGTCTGCGACACCCTGCTGTCCGGCACCCATTTCGATCCGGGCGGCTTCTGCGAATATGTCCGGCTCCCGGCCATCAATGTCGATCGCGGCACCTGGAAGATTCCTGATTCGCTCTCTTACGACAGCGCAACCTTTGTCGAGCCTCTGGCCTGTATCCTGCGCGGCCAGCGGACTGCCCGGCTGAAACAGGGCAGCTCGGTGCTGGTCCTTGGCAGCGGCCTCGCGGGGCTCATGCATCTTGCCCTGGCAAAGGCGAGCGGCGCAGGCTTTATCGGCGCCACCGACATGAACGATTTCCGTTTGCAGGCGGCGCAGCGTTTCGGGGCAAGCCTGGCCATAAAAGCGGACCAGGACGTGGCCTCGCTTTTCAGGAAACACAACAAGGGACTCGGCGCCGATCTGGTGATCGTCTGCACTTCGGCAACTCCCGCTTTTGAGCAGGCCTTCCGGAGTGTTGAAAGGGGCGGCACCATCCTCTTTTTCGCCCCGACCATGGATGGCGTCACCCTGCCGCTGTCGATCAACAACATGTTCTGGCGAAGGGATATCACCTTCACCACCACCTATGCCGGAAGCCCGGCCGATTGCGTGACCGCCCTTGACCTGATCGCCAACGCCCGGATTCCGGTGGAAGAGATGATCACCCACCGATTCGGCCTGGCCGATGCCGGAGAAGGGTTCAGACTGACCGCCGAAGGGGCGGATTCATTAAAAGTAATCATCCGACCACAGGAATAATTCTAAACAGAACGGATCAAAATGGAGGCCAACTATGCCAGAAGCAGATAAGGAAGGAAAAGACTATTGCCTTGATGTGCCCGCTGAAAACAGCGGCTTTTTTCTCAAGGGTTCAAATAACCTGGATTGGGGGATGAAGAACCGTCTGGCGCGGATCTTCAATCCAAAATCCGGCAGAACGGTGATGCTCGCCATCGACCATGGGTATTTCCAGGGGCCGACCACCGGTCTGGAAAGAGTCGACGTGAAAATCATGCCCTTCGCCGAGCACGCCGACACCCTGATGCTGACCCGCGGTATTCTGCGGAGCAATGTTTCACCGACCTACTCCAAACCGGTGGTGATCCGGGCGAGCGGCGGCCCGAGTATTCTCAGGGAACTCTCCAATGAAGAGATCGCCATGAGCATGGAGGACGCCATCCGCCTGAACGCGGCAGCCCTCGCCATCCAGGTGTTTATCGGCGGTGAATTTGAAACCAGATCAGTACACAACATGACCCGCCTGGTCGATAAAGGCCTTCGCTACGGCATCCCGATCCTCGCCGTTACCGCCGTCGGCAAGGAGATGGTCCGTGACGCCCGATATTTCCGCCTCGCCTGCCGGATGTGCGCGGAACTGGGCGCCCAGTATGTCAAAACCTATTATGTGCCGGAAGATTTCGAAACGGTCACCGCCAGCTGCCCGGTGCCCATCGTGATGGCAGGAGGGAAAAAAATCCCCGAGCTTGATGCCTTGACCATGGCCTACAATGCCGTCCAGCAGGGAGCCTCGGGCGTCGACATGGGCCGCAATATCTTCCAGTCTGAAACCCCGATTGCAATGCTCCAGGCAGTGAAGGCGGTTGTTCATGAGAACCTGCCACCCAAACAGGCCTTTGAAATGTTCAATGATCTGAAAAACGAAGGCAGGGGGTGATAAACGGCAGGAGCCAGAAGACAGAAGTCAATGTGGCCAATGGGCGGATCTTTTTCCCATGATTTTTTTCTGCGCCATGTCTTTTTATTAGGGGCCGGAAGCCAAAATCCAGTAAAAGCCGTTTTCTTTTCTCCTGGCTCCCGGCTTCCGGCTTCTGGCTTCTCCCATCATGAATGAATCAAATGCTGCTTCAGATCAAACCAGCCCCCAGATATACAAGCCATACCCGCCAAGCATGATCCCTGCCGGCAGCCGCCCGATCCGGTGGCGGAAATAGATCACCAGCAGCAGCGCCAGGGCATACCCAAGCATGGTCGGCAAATCCCTCGCCAACAGTTCTCCGGCCATCGGAAAGGGCTTGAGGGCGGCGGTGCCCCCGAGCACCATCATCAGGTTGAACAGGTTGCTGCCGACAATATTGCCGACCAGGATATCGCTCTCTTTGCGGCGGATTGCGGAAAGAGAGGATGCCAGTTCCGGCAGGGAGGTGCCCACTGCCGCCACCGTGAGTCCTACGACCAGTTCCGGGACGCCGAACCAGGCGGAGATTTTAACCGCCCCTTCGATAAAGAGGTCCGAGCCATAAGCGAGCAGCAGCAGGCCGAAACCCTGCAAGCCGATAATTTTCAGATTCGACTCCCGTTCGGCACGCTCTTCTGAAAGATCGGGGTCTTGCGGTTGGTCCCTGCTGTTCCGACATGAAGAAACCGTGTACCAGACAAGTCCGGCAACCAGCAGCAGCCCCAGACCACGGTGAAAAAAACCGAAAACGGCAACGGCTGTGACCAGAGCGCTGACCGCCACGACCAGGCCGAGATCCTTGCCGACACTGGGAAACTCCACCTCCGGAGGCCGGATCAGAGCCGACAGGGCCAGAACCAGCCCGATATTGGCGATGTTGCTGCCGACCACATTGCCGATCATGATATCGACATGATTCTGAAAGGAGGCGGCCAGACTGACGAAAAGTTCCGGCATCGAGGTCCCGAAGGCCACGATGGTCAAGCCCACCACCATCGGCTTCATTCCATGCTTCAGGGCGAACTTCGACGCCCCGGAAACCAGCGCCTCACCCCCGGCAACCAGCATCAGCAGGCCGCCGATAAGGGCCAGCAGGCTCATGCTCAAAGATGCGATATCTTGCTCCATAATCACCGTCTCTTTATCATTGGCGCCTGTATTGGACAGGAAAGAAGTACAGAATGAATTGTACGAAAGGCTTCCTTTTATACCGCAAGGGCAAAAGTTTCTTCCGGGCAGCCGAGCTGCTCAACTTGAGCTTGATAAATTTCTCGTGAATCCTTTCGCATGTCTGGTCATCGCCGCTTCTGCAAGCTCTTTCATCTCTCTCCGGATCAGCGAGAGATGCACCAGGGGCGGAATGGAAGGCAGGGTCTGATCGACAGGCTCCGGGGGGTCAACCTTCAGTTTTCGATCAAGATTTTCGGCAACTCCCCCGATCGCCGGGCCCTTCAGCGACTCGTTGCCATCACTATCCAACCCGCGTAAAAAACCCAGAATATTGCCGATATCATTTTTCTTGTAGAAAAGCTTGATCTCTTCGTCAATCTCCTCACGTTCGGCGAGAATCTCCCGGTACTTTACCCTGTACTCTTCAACATGGGTGACCAGAAGGTCATAACAGCCGAGAAGCAGGTTTTTAAAGCGGCCCGCCCGGGTAAGCCCCTTGGCTTTAACCCCGGCAAAAATCCGGGCCCGGATGGTGGGCGAGGAGATCATGTACTCGTCAAAAAAGAGGGCGTTTTCAAGACCGGTCAGATCCAGGAAACGCTCGATCAGGGCCCGGTCCTG harbors:
- a CDS encoding zinc-dependent dehydrogenase yields the protein MRAAMYYNNRDIRLEEVPTPAAGPGELLVKIESSGICGSDVMEWYRIHKAPLILGHEIAGEVVAAGEGVTSFQPGDRVAATHHVPCNTCHFCLTGHETVCDTLLSGTHFDPGGFCEYVRLPAINVDRGTWKIPDSLSYDSATFVEPLACILRGQRTARLKQGSSVLVLGSGLAGLMHLALAKASGAGFIGATDMNDFRLQAAQRFGASLAIKADQDVASLFRKHNKGLGADLVIVCTSATPAFEQAFRSVERGGTILFFAPTMDGVTLPLSINNMFWRRDITFTTTYAGSPADCVTALDLIANARIPVEEMITHRFGLADAGEGFRLTAEGADSLKVIIRPQE
- the lsrF gene encoding 3-hydroxy-5-phosphonooxypentane-2,4-dione thiolase, which gives rise to MPEADKEGKDYCLDVPAENSGFFLKGSNNLDWGMKNRLARIFNPKSGRTVMLAIDHGYFQGPTTGLERVDVKIMPFAEHADTLMLTRGILRSNVSPTYSKPVVIRASGGPSILRELSNEEIAMSMEDAIRLNAAALAIQVFIGGEFETRSVHNMTRLVDKGLRYGIPILAVTAVGKEMVRDARYFRLACRMCAELGAQYVKTYYVPEDFETVTASCPVPIVMAGGKKIPELDALTMAYNAVQQGASGVDMGRNIFQSETPIAMLQAVKAVVHENLPPKQAFEMFNDLKNEGRG
- a CDS encoding calcium/sodium antiporter, whose product is MSLLALIGGLLMLVAGGEALVSGASKFALKHGMKPMVVGLTIVAFGTSMPELFVSLAASFQNHVDIMIGNVVGSNIANIGLVLALSALIRPPEVEFPSVGKDLGLVVAVSALVTAVAVFGFFHRGLGLLLVAGLVWYTVSSCRNSRDQPQDPDLSEERAERESNLKIIGLQGFGLLLLAYGSDLFIEGAVKISAWFGVPELVVGLTVAAVGTSLPELASSLSAIRRKESDILVGNIVGSNLFNLMMVLGGTAALKPFPMAGELLARDLPTMLGYALALLLVIYFRHRIGRLPAGIMLGGYGLYIWGLV